A genomic window from Methanolacinia paynteri includes:
- a CDS encoding DUF7557 family protein produces the protein MATTIQLRPETKARIDGLKIHPRESYDETLNRLLDAVYDPEPLSEETLQRIEEGIADIRAGRGRPLSEVVKDLGLE, from the coding sequence ATGGCAACAACGATCCAACTTCGTCCGGAGACAAAAGCCCGCATCGACGGCCTGAAAATACACCCCCGGGAAAGTTATGACGAGACGCTCAACCGCCTCCTGGACGCGGTATACGATCCCGAGCCGTTGAGTGAAGAGACGTTGCAGCGGATAGAGGAAGGGATTGCAGACATCCGGGCCGGCCGGGGTCGCCCTCTCTCTGAAGTCGTCAAAGATCTGGGCCTTGAATGA
- a CDS encoding type II toxin-antitoxin system RelE family toxin produces the protein MTWEIILTPGAERDLKRLPKVDGKRIVDELTDLANEPYPRSYVKKLKGHKSMPLYSYRVGQYRIIMTIEDNVMVLFIIEIGGRGKIYRKY, from the coding sequence ATGACCTGGGAAATAATCCTTACACCGGGAGCGGAACGCGATCTAAAACGACTCCCGAAAGTCGACGGAAAACGGATCGTAGACGAACTGACCGATCTCGCAAATGAACCCTACCCCAGGTCGTATGTCAAAAAACTAAAGGGACACAAGAGTATGCCCCTGTACTCTTACCGGGTAGGTCAGTACCGCATTATCATGACCATCGAGGACAACGTTATGGTTCTCTTCATCATCGAAATCGGCGGTCGTGGCAAAATATACCGGAAATATTGA